The window GGTATCGCTGAACTGGCTGAGGAGTTCGATCTCACCGTCATCGAGGATGACGTCCACGCGTTTTTCTTCACCGAGCGTCCTATACCGATCGCCTCGTTGGCACCCGGCCGAACCTTCTACGTCACGTCCTATTCCAAATGCATTGCACCGGGCTTCCGGCTCGGCACATTGACCGTCCCGACGGCCTACATTGCGCAAGCCGAGCTCCTCCTGCACGCCTCCGCCTGGTTTGTGGCTCCAATGCTGAGCGAGGCAGTGGTGCGGCTGATTGAAAACGGCAAGCTGGAAGAACTTCTGCGTGAGCGGCGCCGGCAGGCGCTGGAGCGTTACCGCGTGTTCCTGGAGGTCTTTCCCAATGCCGCAGGACTTCAGTTCCCGGCCTTCTTCGGATGGTTGCCATTGCCGGCGGAGTGGTCCGCAGATCAATTTGCCGCCGCTGCGCGGGGTCGCGGCATATTTGTGACGCCGCCCATCGCCTCCGCGATGGGTGAGGGTAACCCCGGCGCAATTCGCATTTGCCTTGGCGCGCCAAAGGACCTTAGAGAACTCTCTGATGTGCTTCAGGCCCTGCGCGATATCCTGGATCGCCATCCAGTAAACGTCGTTTCCGTCGCATAGCCGGTGCTTGTTCCCGGCCAAGTCCCAGTGGCTGCCAGCGGACCCTCGCGGTTACTGTTTTGCCGTTGGATGGATGGCGGGCCAAAAAGTCCGCCAGCTCATGACGACCTTCGCAATGCTACGACACGCTGCCAGCGCCCACACTGATGTTCTATGTGTCGAAATTTCCATTGCAGTTGAAGCAGCCGGTGAAAGGAAGATGGGGGCTCGGGACCGAACAAGTGCGACCCGGATGGTCATGTTCCCAACAGATACGCCGGGACCAGGTTAACGGCCACACAAGATCGATCGCTCAGATGGCCAATCGCACAATTTGCACGCCAAAGGAGGAGACAGCGTTCCTCGATTCTATCCCCGATCCACAGCCACGTTCAGGTGGGCCCATTGAAGCCGAAGCCGCGTTAGCGTCCCCATCCAGCCGCTTTGAGCAAGTCTACACGATCCTGTCCGA of the Mesorhizobium shangrilense genome contains:
- a CDS encoding PLP-dependent aminotransferase family protein, producing the protein LSDKSFAVEPARLFLCNGAQHAIDIALRLVAKPGDSILVDAFTYSGFKAIAAASHFTLVPVEMDEEGMDPEALNQACRRSGARVLYCMPTLQSPTARTMSLTRRRGIAELAEEFDLTVIEDDVHAFFFTERPIPIASLAPGRTFYVTSYSKCIAPGFRLGTLTVPTAYIAQAELLLHASAWFVAPMLSEAVVRLIENGKLEELLRERRRQALERYRVFLEVFPNAAGLQFPAFFGWLPLPAEWSADQFAAAARGRGIFVTPPIASAMGEGNPGAIRICLGAPKDLRELSDVLQALRDILDRHPVNVVSVA